The following DNA comes from Corynebacterium urogenitale.
CGATGCGCAGGCCGGAGGTGACCATTGGCGGACGCGGATCGAATGGCACGGCATTGCGGTTGACGGTAATGCCCACCTCGTGCAGCAGATCTTCCGCCTGCTGTCCGTCCAGCTGCGAATTGCGCAAGTCCACCAGCACCAGGTGCACATCCGTGCCACCAGTCAGCACCTGCACGCCCGCTGCCTTGGTGTCTTCTCCATTGAGGCGCTCGGCGAGGATCTGCGCGCCGTCGAGGGTGCGCTGCTGACGGTCCTTGAACTCTTCGGTGCCGGCGACCCTCATGGCCACAGCCTTCGCAGCCACTGCGTGCATCAGCGGTCCACCCTGCTGGCCTGGGAAAACGGTGGAGTTGAGCTTCTTCGCCCACTCCTGCTTCGCCAAGATCATGCCGGAGCGGGGGCCGCCGAGGGTCTTGTGCACGGTGGTGGACACAACGTCCGCGTGTGGCACCGGCGATGGGTGCAGGCCTGCGGCAACCAGGCCAGCGAAGTGCGCCATGTCCACCCACAGCTTCGCCCCGACCTCGTCAGCAATGGAGCGGAAGGCCTCAAAGTCCTGATGGCGTGGGTATGCGGACCAGCCGGCGATCAGCACTTGTGGCTTTTCGGCGATGGCTTGCTCGCGGATCTTGTCCATGTCGAGGCGCATGGTCTCCGGATCGACTTCGTAGGCGGCCACTTCGTAGAGTTTGCCGGAGAAGTTGAGGTGCATACCGTGCGTGAGGTGGCCGCCGTGTGCCAAGGACAGGCCCATAATCTTGTCACCGGGGTTGGCCAGTGCCATGAGTACGGCGGCGTTGGCCTGCGCACCTGCGTGTGGCTGCACGTTGGCGAACTCTGCGCCGAAGACTTCCTTAGCACGGTTGCGTGCGAGGTCTTCGATGACATCCACGTATTCGCAGCCACCGTAGTAGCGGCGCCCTGGGTAGCCCTCTGCGTACTTGTTGGTGAGAACGGATCCTTGCGCCTGCAGCACTGCGCGCGGCACGAAGTTCTCGGAGGCAATCATTTCCAGGGTGTTGCGCTGGCGACCCAGCTCCCCGGCAATGGCTTCTGCTACTTCCGGGTCGAGCTCACCGAGTGGCAGATTGTGCTGGCGCTGTGAGGACATAAAGTGTGTACCTTCCTTGGCGGGCGGAATGCTTCAATGTGATGTGGGTATCTCCATGATAGCCACCTCGGGGCCTCGGGTTAATCTTTGGAATTTCCGCTACCGCTTAAAGAGGGTGCACAATGGTTCGCATGACTCCTCCTTCTTCCTCGCCTTCTGCGTCATCTGGTGCTGACTTTTCTTCTTCGTCCGACGCCAATTTCGAGGCGGATTTTGCAGCGGATTTTGCATCAGCCGGTGAGGAGCGGGCGTTAAAGGGGTTTGAGGCTGAGTTCCCTCATGTTGATTTCTCCCAGGGGCAGTCTGTGGATACCGAGTTCACTGGGGCGAGCTCTTCCTCCTCGCCTGATTCTTCTCCTTATATCGAGATGCGGCGTGACCAGTGGCTGAAGCTGCGCAAGTCGATGCCACAGGTGTTGACTGAGGATGAGCTGGAGCAGCTGCGCGGTATCGGCGATGAGATCGATTTGGAAGAGGTCTCTGAGATTTATCTTCCGCTGAGCCGTTTGATCAATCTGCGTGTTGAGGCGCACCGGAAGCTCAATGAGGTGTCCAGCACCTTCTTGGGTGAGCAGTACACGAAGGTGCCGTACATCATCGGCGTGTGCGGTTCGGTGGCTGTCGGCAAGTCCACCACTGCGCGCGTGCTGCAGGTGCTGTTGCAGCGTTGGGAGTCCAGCCCACGCGTGGATCTGATCACGACAGACGGCTTTCTGCTGCCGACGAAAGAGTTGGAGGAACGGCGGTTGATGCACCGCAAGGGCTTCCCGGAATCCTACGATCAGGCGGAACTGCTGCGCTTCGTGACGAAGGTCAAGTCCGGTGCACGCAACGTGGAGGCCCCTGTGTATTCGCACGAGGCCTACGACCGCGTCCCAGGCGAGTCCGTGGTGGTAGACCAGCCGGATATCCTCATCGTGGAGGGCTTGAATGTGCTGCAGACTGGCCCAACGCTGATGGTCAGCGACTTGTTCGATTTCTCCGTCTACGTGGATGCTCGCCGCGAGGACATTGAAGATTGGTACATCGACCGCTTCCTGCGCCTGAAGAATACGGCTTTCCAAAAGCCGGACGCGCACTTCCACCACTTTGCTGGGCTTTCCGACATGGAGGCGACGTTCGTGGCTCGGGAAATCTGGCAGACGGTGAATCTGCCGAACCTGATGGAGAACATTCTGCCTACGCGCGTGCGCGCCTCGCTCGTGCTGCGGAAGGGCGCCGATCACCTGGTACAAAAGGTCCGCATGCGCAAGATTTAGGGATGAGCCTAGCGCGAGGGCGCGGTGGCGTCGAATGGAAGGAGTCTAGAGGCCGAAGCGACGGTTCCGCTCCCCGTAAGAACGCAACGCGCGGAGGAAATCGACCCGGCGGAAAGCTGGCCAATAGGTGTCCGTGAACCAGATTTCCGAGTAGGCCGACTGCCAGAGCAGGAAGCCACTCAGCCGCTGCTCGCCGCTGGTACGTATGACCAAATCTGGGTCCGGCTGGCCAGAGGTGTAGAGGTGATCGCCTAGTTTCTCCGCCGTAATCCGATCCGCCATGTCCTGCGCCTGTACGCCCTCGTCCGCCAACTCCGCGACGAAGTTCTTCACGGCGTCCACGATTTCCTGACGTCCGCCGTAGCCGACAGCCACGTTCACGCGCACGCCATCGTGATCGGCAGTGAGCTCCTCGTTAGCTCGCAGGCGCTCGTGCAGACTCTCCGGCAGCAGATCCAAATGCCCCACGGTGCGCAGGCGGAACCCCGCCTCATCCTTGGCTAGCTCCTCCGCCACATCACCAATGATCGTGCACAGCAGGCTCAGCTCCTCCTCGGAGCGCTTAAGGTTCTCCGTGCTGAGGAGGTAGATCGTGACCGTCTCAATTCCCAGCTCATCGCACCAGCCGCACATTTCCGCGATCTTCTTCGCCCCCACGCGGTGGCCGTGGGAGACATCAGTGAACCCATTCTCGCGGGCCCAGCGGCGGTTGCCGTCGGCCATGATCGCGATGTGCTTCGGGCTCGGACGGCCTTGCAAGCTCCGGGCCAATTGGGCCTCGTACAGCGGATACAGAAACTGGGGAATGCGAAGGTTCACGAAAATCTCAACCCTTTAGGAAACGCTCGATGGATCGCTCGCTAACCGCAGCGCTACTTTTCCTCGTCGCGGGCAGCACGGCCTTCGGCGCCAGGGTTGGCGCTGGTGGAGCGGTTGGTTCCGGAGGAACGATCCTTACCAGTGGGGGTTGGGCCGGCGGCGCGCTTTTCCGCGTCAATGGCGTCCGCACCCGTAGCGATTCCGGAGACTGGCTGGAAGCGATCGTCCGTCATCGGCACTTCCGTACGGGCGAACATGATGCCGCCCTTCCGGGTCTCGTCGTAACCAGCTTCCCACATCGCACGCTCTAGGCGTTCCGTATCGAACAGGTCGATGCCGTGCTTCTCCGCGAACGCGCGACGACGCTCCAGGCGGCGGATGCGCTTATTCATGAGGAAACCGAGCAGCAGGACGACCACGAGCAGGGCAAGAATCACAAATAGGCCAACAGGTGCAGCCTTGCCGAACTCCGGACCCATCGGGCCCTTGTTGGTCTGATCCTGGGCGAAAATCAGCAGATTCATCATCGGGTGTCAGTGTCCTTGTGGTGCGTGATCGGAAGTGGTGCCCCGTTGCGCCCCGTCGAGCTTGGGCGCTGGTTCGCTATCCACGGTTGGGATAGCTTCCAGCCCAGCAAAGAGGTCGGTCTCCGGGAATTCTGTCTCCACTCTACTTTTCGCGAGCTCGAATTCCTCAGTCGGCCACACGCGGCGTTGAATGTCCAGGTCGGCGATGAAGAACGGGCCGTCCGGATCAACCTGCGTGGCGTGGGCGCGTAATGCATCATCGCGACGTTCGAACCAATCCCCGACCTCCACCCGTGTGGTGACACGCGGGTAAATATCCGGCAGGGCTTTCCACCGAGCGACGCGTGCGAGTGCGTCCCGCGGAATATCCGAGTTTTCGGCATACTCCAGCGCAGCCTTGAGCTCCTGCTCGATCAACTCGTAGCGCCGGCTGACGAAACCATGCGTGTAGTACATCTTTTGGATCTCCCATGCCGAACCGAGCTCCGGATGGTAGTTGGGATCTGCAGCCGCATCCCACGCGCGCATGGAAATCGCATGCACCTTGATGTGGTCTGGGTGCGGGTATCCGCCATTCTCGTCGTAGGTGATGATGACGTGAGGGCGGAAGCTACGCAGGTGGAAGACAAGCTTTTGGACGGCCTCATCGGTGTCTGCCAAGGCGAAGCACCCCTCGGGAAGAGGAGGCAGGGGATCACCTTCCGGCAATCCCGAATCCACGTATCCCAACCAGCAGTGCTCCACTCCGAGGATGCTGGCGGCCTTAGCCATTTCCTCGTGGCGGGTGGCGATCATGTCATCCACTTCCCCGTAATTCGGGTTGAGGATATCTCCGCGTTCACCGCCGGTGCAGGTGAGAACGCGAACCTGGTGGCCTTCGTCGGAGTAACGAGCCATCGTCGCTGCACCCTTGCTGGATTCATCATCCGGGTGCGCGTGGATGGCGAGCAACCTATAGCGCGAGGATGTGCTCATCTGCATTCTCGCCTTCCTTGCAGTTCACATGAATTTCTTAACTCTTCAAACTTACTCGCTCGGAGTTGCCGAGACCGAATTGCACCACTTGCTAATTCGTGAGCCTTCAGTGCGTGGGTTCTGTCGCACCGGTGTCAGGCGATAGCGTCGCAGCAATTCTGAGCTTTCGACGTCTGGGTTCTGTCGCACCGGTGTTATACGATAGAGCCATCATGAAAAGTGTAGATACCCCAGTGCTCAAGGAGCGTTACGGCAACAGCCGCAACAGCAATTTCACCGGCAGGATTCTCGTCATCATCTTCGCCGCGATGATCATCGCAGCAGGTATCTATATCTTCTCGATGGCCACCCGCATGAACGAAGCCACAGTGACCGCCGTGGAAACCGGCGGACGCATCGTCAATGACAACAAGCTCACTAGCCAAATCGATGTCACCCGCGATGACACCTCCAAGGCTGCATACTGCATCGTCAACGCACTGAACTACTCCAAGGATGAAGTCGGGCGACGCGAAGTACTGATCCCTGAAGGTGGCGAACGCGTAACACGCTTAGAGCTGGACATCCCCACCCGCGAGCGTGCCCACGCCGCGAAGGTCTACGGCTGCTCAAACGCTATCCCGCCGCACCTCACTGAGAGCATCGCAGCACAATAGCTTCATCAGCTTTCATCCCTTCAGTACCACTCCCCTTCGCCACTAGTCCCTAGCCCGCCCAAGCGCGGACATGGAGGAGCGGGTGCGGGTGCGGGCTGGTGACGTCGAAGAGAAACGAGCGAGGCTACGCGCTCATCCGGCGATGCGGGTGCTACACTGGCTCGGACTATTCACGGCGTGCGGGAACACGCACGCTGCAGAAACAGAAGGATGTGTAACACGATGGCTGAAGACCAGACTCGCTGGCTCACGCAGGAAGCCTACGACCGCCTCAACCAGGAGCTCACCTCCCTCAAGGAAAACCGACCTGTCCTCGCGGCTGAAATCAACGAACGTCGCGAAGAGGGCGACTTGAAGGAGAACGGCGGCTACCACGCTGCACGCGAACAGCAGGGCCAGGAAGAAGCTCGTATCGCATACCTCGAGGAACTGCTGGACAGCGCCACCATCGGAGAGGCGCCTCAGGAGTCCGGCATCGCCGTCGTAGGCTCCGTGCTGCACGTGTACTACGATGATGATGAGGACGACAAGGAGACCTTCCTCCTCGGTACTCGTGGTCTGGAGAGCTCCAACCCAGACTTGGAGACCTACTCCACCGACGCACCGCTGGGTGCTGCGATCGTGGGTGCGAAGAACGGTGAATCCCGAGAGTACAAGACCCCTAACGGCGACACCGTGAAGGTCACCCTCATCACCGCGGAGCCTTACGACCCAGACCGCGACGTTCCACGCGCTGAGCAGTAGGGCCCCAACAGCGACAGGCTGAAAACAGCTGGGGGTAGCCCGAACGCTGCCGTCGCTGGGGTTCGCGAAGTAGCCGGTACCCGATACCCCTCGGGCACCGGCTTTTCGCTTTTGCTGGATATCTGCAAGGAGTCATCGAAAGCAAGTCAGGGATGTAAGGAATCGCCAAGAAAATGTAGCTTTGGCCGGCGATTACTCAGTTTTTCCTGGCGATTGCTGACATTCGCCCCCAAGCAGCCGTTAGCTGGAACACGAAAGGCCCCTGCCCCACCTCGATTAAGAGGTAGGAGCAGGGGCCTTTTTGCAATCCCCGGCTATCCCGGCAACAAGCTACTAGTCGTTTTGCATGTAGCTCAGAAGACGCAGAATCTCGGTGTACAGCCAGACCAGGGTGATCGCCAAACCCATTGCCACGCCCCAAGCCATCTTGGAAGGAGCACCCGCGCGGACCAAGCGATCAGCCTCGTCGAAATCCAGCAGGAAGCTAAACGCGGCCAAGCCAATGCAAGCAATGGAGAAGATCCAAGCAATCGGAGAACCGTCACGCAACGGACCCGCACCCGAGCTGAACAGGCCAATGAGCAGGGAACCCAAGGACATCACGAGGACACCGATCATCGCACCCACCATGAAACGGGTGAACTTCGGAGTCACGCGAATGGCGCCAGTCTTGTACACGAAGAGCATGCCGGCGAACACGCCGATCGTGCCCAGAATTGCCTGGCCAATCATCGTGCCGGCGTTAGCACCACCGATCGTCATGCCGGCAACGACGAAGGTGAAACCACCCACGAACAGGCCCTCAAACGCGGCATACGTCATGGTCACCGCTGGAGAACCATACTTGCCACCGAAAGAAGCGACCAAGACAGTGATCAAGCCACCGATCATGCCCACAAAGGTCAAGATCATAGCCAGGCCAGGGTTGGAAGCTCCGATGAAGAAATTCACCGCAGCCAGAGCCACAATAATCGCCAGCGTAATGCCCGTCTTTGCTACGACATCGTCGATAGTCATCGGACGATCCGCAGCACCAGCGCGGCCATAATTCGCAGCATCCTTAGCCGCGTTCTGGCTGCCATACTGATGAGCAGCGGTAGCCAAGCCGCCGCGCGCGGAAGCCATATCATTCACAGAACCATAAGGATTCTGCTGACCGTGACCACCCTGCGCATAAGGATTGTCGAACTGCTGGCCGCCCTGAGAACCCTGGGAGAACGGGTGCTGCCCCTCGTTCTTGGCCAGCGAGCCCATAAACGGGTTAGAAGATCTTTGCACTATTTACTCACTCCATAGATCGTGCTCAGTGTGATCGTTCACAGTCTCTGAGTGATCGTTCTCAGTCTCTGATCACGAGAAGTTCACATACGAAAGCTATTGTTCCAAAAGCTTCCGCACCTTTCATCCCCTTAACGTACCGCGTGTACAAAAAGTTCCCAGACATACAAAGAACGCTGAGAAAAGCGGCAGCGTGGCGTCGAACAGGAAGGGAAACTCGGAAACACAGCACCGCGCAACCATAAATTCAGTAGTATCGCGAAACATGACACCACAGCGACTCGAACTGGGACCCCTACCCGAAGATTTTGCGGCCGAGCTGCGCGGACTATCCGCGAACGCCCGCCTCGACCAGCTAGATGCTAACAGCGGCGACAACCTTCACATCGAAGCACCATGGACCGGCGAAACCATCGGATGGGTCGGCGCCGGCAACGAAGAGACTGTCAACGAAGCATTCCGACGCGCCCGCCGCGCGCAACAATCCTGGCAGCACGTGCCATTCGCCGAGCGCCGTCAGATCTTTAGCCGCTTCCACGACGCCGTCCTCGCCAACCGCGAACTACTTGCAGACATGGTGCAGCTGGAGACCGGCAAATCCCGTAACGGCGCCTTCGACGAGGTGCTCGATGTCGCCAACAACACGCGCTTCTACACCAACCGGGTCGAAAAGCTGATGAGCCCCAAGAAGCGGCGCAGCGCCGTGCCAGTGCTGGCCAACTCCCGCGAACACCGCCAGCCGCTGGGCGTTACCGGACAGATCGCGCCATGGAACTACCCGCTGACGCTCGGTATCTCCGACGCGATTCCATCCCTGCTCGCGGGTAACGGAGTGGTCGCCAAGCCAGACTCCTCCACCCCGTTTACCTCGCTCCTGGTCTTCAAGTTGCTCTACGAGGCCGGCCTGCCGCGCGACCTCGTCCAACTGGTCACCGGATCCGGGCGCGTGGTCGGCACCGCCATCGCCGAGCAGTGCGACTACCTGATGTTCACCGGCTCCACCAAGACCGGCAAGCTGCTGGGGCAAACAATGGGTGGCCGCCTCGTCGGCTTCTCCGCTGAGCTTGGCGGCAAGAACCCGATGATCGTCGCCAACGACTGCGACATGGACAAAACGGTACGCGGTGCCGTGGACGCCTGCTTCTCCAACTCCGGACAGCTATGCGTGTCCATCGAACGCATCTACGTGGAACAGGGCGTAGCAGAGGAATTCAGCCGGCGCTTCTCCGAGCGCACGAAGGCAATGTCGCTCGGCGCAGGCTTCGACTACGAAACCGAGATGGGCTCGCTGGCCAGCGCTGATCAGCTGAAGACCGTCGACGAGTTCGTGGAGGATGCGCGCGAAAAGGGCGCAAAGATTCTGGCGGGTGGCAAGGCACGCCCTGACCTGGGCCCATACTTCTACGAGCCGACCGTGCTCGCAGATGTGCCGGAGGATGCGCGCCTAGTGCGCGAGGAAGTCTTCGGCCCGGTGGTCTACATCCAGCCGGTCGCTGACCTGCAAGAAGCTGTCCGCTTGGCGAATGACACGCAGTACGGTCTGAACTCTTGTGTGTGGGCGAAGCCGGAGACCGCGTGGAACGTTGGGCCACAGATCCAAGCTGGTTCCGTGGCGCTCAATGACGGTTACGTGGCGCCATGGTCCGCCATCGAAAACTCCTCCGGCGGCATGAAGGAGTCCGGCATGGCAGCCCGCCACGGTGACGCTGGCCTGCTGAAGTACACCGCCGGCCAGAACGTCACCGAGCAGCGTTTGATGTCAATGCGCGGCCCGGAGTCGCTGAAGCGCAAGCACTACGCTGCGATTATGTCGACCGCGCTGAAGCTGGGTAAGAAGCTGAAGATGCTGCCGTAGCGGCTTAGCTCTGACATCGCGCGGTGACGCCGCGGTGCCGCGTGGTGCGAGGTGCAGTGACGCTGCGCCGATGCCGATGCCTCGTGATGCGAGGTGCGTGGCGCGTGGAGAGGTTGTGCGGCCTCATTAAGCTGGGCTGCATGACCTCTTCATTTTCGTCTTCTTTACCGTCCGACGCCAGCATTTCCCGCGCGCACTGGGATAGCGATGCCGGTCGGTATGTTGCTGAACACGAGGACTACTTGGGGGATTTCTACTGGTGTCCGGAGCGTTGGACGGAGACTGAACTTGGGCTTTTGACGGGTAGTGTGGGCGAATCTGGCGTCGCGGGTGGCGCTGAACATGCTGGCGGCGCCGGTGGCGCTGGACATGCTGGCGGCGCCGGTGGCGCTGGACATGCTGGCGGCGCCGGTGGCGCTGGACATGCTGAGATCACTAGTGCTGACTGTTATGACAGTGAGGCAGGCAAGTCGACGATCTCTCGCAAAGGCACTAGCTCTCTCGTCGGCAAGAGAGTCCTGGAGATCGGTGCGGGGACGGCGCCGTGTTCACGATGGGTCGCGGAGCAGGGGGCTTTTGTGGTGGCGCAGGACATCTCGGGCGAGATGCTGCGCCGTGCCAGAACTGAACTGAGGACTGCGGCTACTGATGACGATGGGTGCCAAGCCACGGTCGTTGATGCGGCTGGCACTGGCACTGGCACTGGCACTGGCACTGGCACTGGCACTGGCACTGGCACTGGCACTGGCACTGGCACTGGCACTGGCGGAGTATTACAACTGGTTCAGTCAGATGCAATGCACCTGCCCTTCGCGGACAACACCTTTGACGTGGTGTTTTCAAGCTTCGGCGCGTTCCCTTTCATCGGCGATTTGCCCGGCGCGCTGGCTGAGGCGAAGCGGGTTCTGAAGCCCGGCGGGCGCTGCGTGATTGCTTCCAACCACCCGATGGCGTGGTGCTTCCTGGACGATCCCGGTGCCCATGGACTGGTCGCCCAGGTGCCATATTTCGAGAAGGTCTACGAGGAGTTTGGCGAGGATAACCCCACCCCGCCCAGCGATGACCCGGTTATCAACGCAGCAGCTAGGACGTACGCCGAGTACCACCACACTGTTGGAGATTGGGTTCGCGCCCACGCTCAGGCAAAGCTCCAGCTAGTAGATGTGATCGAGCCGGAATGGAAACCTGGAACTCCCACGTGGGGCCAATGGTCAGAGCTGCGTGGCCAAATCTTCCCCGGCACAGCTATCTTCGTCAGCCAGGGGTAAGCACCGCGGAGCTCTTCTAAATCCAGTGACTTCGGGGTTACTGCGGCGGTTTACTGCGGCAGTGTCCAAGAAGTCCTCCAAACGTTCGGCGGATTTTTTGGAGCTTCACCCTTTTCGCTGGTCAGAGTCCCCACTATTTCCTGTATCAACACTTCACCTAAAGGTTTGGGGTTCTTTTTGGACAGCCTCGCTTACAGTGCGCACAATTCCCATCACAGCGAAGCTACTGCTTAACAGCGAAGCTACTGCTTAACAGCGAAGCTACTGCTTAACAGCGAGGCTTTCGCTGGATAGGCGTCCTGTTGGAATTCTGCGCCACAAGGAAAGACCATCCCAACAAGCCAAAACCTTGACGCGCTTTTACTTACCGTTCGCTGGACGGATAACCAGCTCCTCAATCACGGAATCGTCACCCAAGTCCACTGCCAGCCGCACCGCCTGCGCAATAGACTCCGGCTTGATGAACTGGCTCGGATCGTACTCATTGCCACGAGCAGCCTGAATCTGCCGCTGCATGTCGGAGTCCGCCTTACCTGGGTGAATTGATGTGACGCGGATCTTGCCGCGCTGCTCCTCACGCAGAGCATCGGTGTAAGCACGAAGCGCATGCTTGGTGCAGGCATATGGCCCGTATCCCACACCCGAGTGATTGCCGGCACCGGAGTTAATGGCCACCAGCGTGCCACCGGTTTTTTGCAGGGCTGGAAGCAGCAACCTTGTCAGCTCGGCCACGGCGAAAAAGTTCACATCAAAGGCTTTTTGCCATTCCGGTGCGCTCGTCTCAGTGGTCGCCTTGTGTGCCACCACTCCCGCTCCATGTACGATCACGTCCAAAGACTCGACGCCAACGCGCGCCACCTCCTGCTGAATCTTCTTCAGATCAGTCAGATCGGCAACGAATGGCTCGGCGCTGGGTAGTTCTTTCGCTACTTCTACAGCAGTTTCGCTGGAGCCACCGACAATAATGTGGTGGTCTTTCGATAGTTCTTCAGCGATAGCTCGACCAAGTCCGCGGGTCGCACCTGTGATGAAGGCGGTTTTTGCAGGGCGCGAGCTAGCAGTAGTAGCACTTTGAGTGCTGGACAGCTCCGTGGCATTATTCCTGGAAGCGTGATCGATGGATGCTTGGGCTTCATTTGGGTTAATGGTAGTCATGCCCTCTGTTCTACCCGTTTTGGTTCTGCGCCGAGCAGCATTTCTCG
Coding sequences within:
- the glyA gene encoding serine hydroxymethyltransferase — protein: MSSQRQHNLPLGELDPEVAEAIAGELGRQRNTLEMIASENFVPRAVLQAQGSVLTNKYAEGYPGRRYYGGCEYVDVIEDLARNRAKEVFGAEFANVQPHAGAQANAAVLMALANPGDKIMGLSLAHGGHLTHGMHLNFSGKLYEVAAYEVDPETMRLDMDKIREQAIAEKPQVLIAGWSAYPRHQDFEAFRSIADEVGAKLWVDMAHFAGLVAAGLHPSPVPHADVVSTTVHKTLGGPRSGMILAKQEWAKKLNSTVFPGQQGGPLMHAVAAKAVAMRVAGTEEFKDRQQRTLDGAQILAERLNGEDTKAAGVQVLTGGTDVHLVLVDLRNSQLDGQQAEDLLHEVGITVNRNAVPFDPRPPMVTSGLRIGTSALASRGLDSAAFTEVADVIATALAGKADVASLRARVEKVAADFPLYEGLEDWKLV
- the coaA gene encoding type I pantothenate kinase — protein: MRRDQWLKLRKSMPQVLTEDELEQLRGIGDEIDLEEVSEIYLPLSRLINLRVEAHRKLNEVSSTFLGEQYTKVPYIIGVCGSVAVGKSTTARVLQVLLQRWESSPRVDLITTDGFLLPTKELEERRLMHRKGFPESYDQAELLRFVTKVKSGARNVEAPVYSHEAYDRVPGESVVVDQPDILIVEGLNVLQTGPTLMVSDLFDFSVYVDARREDIEDWYIDRFLRLKNTAFQKPDAHFHHFAGLSDMEATFVAREIWQTVNLPNLMENILPTRVRASLVLRKGADHLVQKVRMRKI
- a CDS encoding isoprenyl transferase, which gives rise to MNLRIPQFLYPLYEAQLARSLQGRPSPKHIAIMADGNRRWARENGFTDVSHGHRVGAKKIAEMCGWCDELGIETVTIYLLSTENLKRSEEELSLLCTIIGDVAEELAKDEAGFRLRTVGHLDLLPESLHERLRANEELTADHDGVRVNVAVGYGGRQEIVDAVKNFVAELADEGVQAQDMADRITAEKLGDHLYTSGQPDPDLVIRTSGEQRLSGFLLWQSAYSEIWFTDTYWPAFRRVDFLRALRSYGERNRRFGL
- the mca gene encoding mycothiol conjugate amidase Mca, which produces MQMSTSSRYRLLAIHAHPDDESSKGAATMARYSDEGHQVRVLTCTGGERGDILNPNYGEVDDMIATRHEEMAKAASILGVEHCWLGYVDSGLPEGDPLPPLPEGCFALADTDEAVQKLVFHLRSFRPHVIITYDENGGYPHPDHIKVHAISMRAWDAAADPNYHPELGSAWEIQKMYYTHGFVSRRYELIEQELKAALEYAENSDIPRDALARVARWKALPDIYPRVTTRVEVGDWFERRDDALRAHATQVDPDGPFFIADLDIQRRVWPTEEFELAKSRVETEFPETDLFAGLEAIPTVDSEPAPKLDGAQRGTTSDHAPQGH
- a CDS encoding DUF4307 domain-containing protein; amino-acid sequence: MKSVDTPVLKERYGNSRNSNFTGRILVIIFAAMIIAAGIYIFSMATRMNEATVTAVETGGRIVNDNKLTSQIDVTRDDTSKAAYCIVNALNYSKDEVGRREVLIPEGGERVTRLELDIPTRERAHAAKVYGCSNAIPPHLTESIAAQ
- the greA gene encoding transcription elongation factor GreA; amino-acid sequence: MAEDQTRWLTQEAYDRLNQELTSLKENRPVLAAEINERREEGDLKENGGYHAAREQQGQEEARIAYLEELLDSATIGEAPQESGIAVVGSVLHVYYDDDEDDKETFLLGTRGLESSNPDLETYSTDAPLGAAIVGAKNGESREYKTPNGDTVKVTLITAEPYDPDRDVPRAEQ
- a CDS encoding Bax inhibitor-1/YccA family protein, which gives rise to MGSLAKNEGQHPFSQGSQGGQQFDNPYAQGGHGQQNPYGSVNDMASARGGLATAAHQYGSQNAAKDAANYGRAGAADRPMTIDDVVAKTGITLAIIVALAAVNFFIGASNPGLAMILTFVGMIGGLITVLVASFGGKYGSPAVTMTYAAFEGLFVGGFTFVVAGMTIGGANAGTMIGQAILGTIGVFAGMLFVYKTGAIRVTPKFTRFMVGAMIGVLVMSLGSLLIGLFSSGAGPLRDGSPIAWIFSIACIGLAAFSFLLDFDEADRLVRAGAPSKMAWGVAMGLAITLVWLYTEILRLLSYMQND
- a CDS encoding succinic semialdehyde dehydrogenase, which gives rise to MTPQRLELGPLPEDFAAELRGLSANARLDQLDANSGDNLHIEAPWTGETIGWVGAGNEETVNEAFRRARRAQQSWQHVPFAERRQIFSRFHDAVLANRELLADMVQLETGKSRNGAFDEVLDVANNTRFYTNRVEKLMSPKKRRSAVPVLANSREHRQPLGVTGQIAPWNYPLTLGISDAIPSLLAGNGVVAKPDSSTPFTSLLVFKLLYEAGLPRDLVQLVTGSGRVVGTAIAEQCDYLMFTGSTKTGKLLGQTMGGRLVGFSAELGGKNPMIVANDCDMDKTVRGAVDACFSNSGQLCVSIERIYVEQGVAEEFSRRFSERTKAMSLGAGFDYETEMGSLASADQLKTVDEFVEDAREKGAKILAGGKARPDLGPYFYEPTVLADVPEDARLVREEVFGPVVYIQPVADLQEAVRLANDTQYGLNSCVWAKPETAWNVGPQIQAGSVALNDGYVAPWSAIENSSGGMKESGMAARHGDAGLLKYTAGQNVTEQRLMSMRGPESLKRKHYAAIMSTALKLGKKLKMLP
- a CDS encoding class I SAM-dependent methyltransferase; the protein is MTSSFSSSLPSDASISRAHWDSDAGRYVAEHEDYLGDFYWCPERWTETELGLLTGSVGESGVAGGAEHAGGAGGAGHAGGAGGAGHAGGAGGAGHAEITSADCYDSEAGKSTISRKGTSSLVGKRVLEIGAGTAPCSRWVAEQGAFVVAQDISGEMLRRARTELRTAATDDDGCQATVVDAAGTGTGTGTGTGTGTGTGTGTGTGTGTGGVLQLVQSDAMHLPFADNTFDVVFSSFGAFPFIGDLPGALAEAKRVLKPGGRCVIASNHPMAWCFLDDPGAHGLVAQVPYFEKVYEEFGEDNPTPPSDDPVINAAARTYAEYHHTVGDWVRAHAQAKLQLVDVIEPEWKPGTPTWGQWSELRGQIFPGTAIFVSQG
- a CDS encoding SDR family oxidoreductase, producing MTTINPNEAQASIDHASRNNATELSSTQSATTASSRPAKTAFITGATRGLGRAIAEELSKDHHIIVGGSSETAVEVAKELPSAEPFVADLTDLKKIQQEVARVGVESLDVIVHGAGVVAHKATTETSAPEWQKAFDVNFFAVAELTRLLLPALQKTGGTLVAINSGAGNHSGVGYGPYACTKHALRAYTDALREEQRGKIRVTSIHPGKADSDMQRQIQAARGNEYDPSQFIKPESIAQAVRLAVDLGDDSVIEELVIRPANGK